AGATGCATTAATCCTGCATTGGACTCCAGTGAGGCTGTCAACTGTGAATTAAAACTCACTGCACACCCTTGCATTATCATGATGACCTCTTAAGGCAATTATATGCTCGATATGTTTCACTTAAAGTTGATTCACTATTTAGTTTCTTTCATGGTGTGTGGAGCAGCTCTGCGATGGAATGATTTTCAATCATGACCTGCCTAAATGTGTTGACTGCTGGGTAAATGTTTCTCAAATCCTAATAATTCCTTTTTTGTTTACCATGATAGAACGGCTAATTATATACTCTATTTATCTCAAGTAACTTACAGTATGCTCATTTATATGGTACAGTTATAATTTTTGGTTGCCATATTTTGAGATGTGGTCGGTTTTTCTTACTAGGTTACTCAATACTCACGCTTTTTAGGTAGGGGGGAGTTCTATGTTTTCATGTAACTCTGTTTAAGGACCAAAGGGATAAGGTGTTTATAGGAAATGTGACTTCAATTTAATCGCTTTAAATAATGCAAACTAAATGAAATTGAAGCTAAATTTGTTAATCTTAGATCATAAACAATAATGGCTTAGGAGCAGATTTTGGAAGTATAGATTGAGATGTAATTGCTACAGTTAGAGGGTACTCGACACTAGGAAGCTTTAGTTGAGTATTTGTTGAACTTAATATGATAGATGGGATgcaatatttttctcattccaGTGcgctctttattttatttttataaattaattccaACGTGCTTTATTAGTCTGCCAGTTTAccaaaatagtaatatatttacaattagaGATTCTTACAGTGTTTCCTGCTTATTTGTAGGATTGCGGAGGGCCATCACATTGTGGAATGGATTGTAGTGCCCTCGTGGTGAACAATAGAGGAGGTAATTGTTGTCTGAGGCTTTGCAGCCTCTTACTTAACTACAGATTTACTGATTGATTAACTGGAGAAAGTGGTTCATGATATGGAAATAGGTGTGAGAATGGAAGTGAATGTCTTATGCAAGTATGGGATGTTATTCGAAACAGGAATCCAGAATTTGTTGCAGATACTCGAGATTTGCTCTTACATCTCTCATTTCACCATATTAGGATTTAGGGTTGtgttaccgataaaaaaaaaaaaaaggatttaggGTTGTGTCAAAACAACCTTCAAATGTTTTTCATCTTGGTGGCTGATGTTCCCTTGTTGGTAgtaaacatgatttttttttttttttgataagtaaaaatattatatatattaataggagtaaccaagtacactaaacgtatacaagaaaacacctagcccatactagagagcttctaatgacccaaaaagcccgtgaaaaacTACCTAAAATACACCAAGCCTGAATTGGAATAAAACACACCTctccaaccccaaccccttgtttcccgtaagACTAATACTCCACCCAAAACTCCTTCTACGAGAACGTCTTCATAATTCTCTCCCTTAGTCTTCCCTCAatttgagctaccacccttagcgtcatagttgattgcctaagaaagacgctttaactcattgcttttcttaaaacttgatttggtttcaagggAGTGGCTCGCCTCCAtcgcagtgagtagtgctttaaattggtcttcacatcctccatgtgagagCCCCACGATATGCTAAATCTCGTTAACCTTATGCAGAACCCAATTCGATGGTGAACCCCGCTATATTGTTTATCAGAGGAACATAAACTAGGGGAACAACATTATCCCTAGACGTAGTACCCAACTGCACTCCCGACCCTAGACATTcctcctcacaaggcaccaacaacaaacccataatttcctCATCGCCATATCCTGCATTGAAATCCCGAACCTTCTCAACTGCTATATGGTTGCTGTCTATTGTTGTTGTCACCATTAAAGCTGGTTCCTCCCCTCCATCAACAAGGACATTACTTGTATGTGCTCCACTCCCTGATGATCATTTTTGTGCCACATTGTCAGACCCTACTGCTCTCTCAGGAGGCATAGAATAGGTAGGGGAAATACTACCTCTGTTActccattttcatcttctaaaaGAGTCTCGTCAGTTTCTTCCAAAGTACTCAAGACTCCGGAAGGACCCCCATCTTCAACTAAAAGTGAACCCCGGAAAAAGTACCAACCCCATTAGCAACTGGTGACTGAGGGCAGTCTGACGACAAGCTACCAATGTCCTGTGTGACACCAACGTGAACAGTGATGCCGGCGTCCAACGACCCTATTTGTGACGGCGTTGAAACGCCCTTTGCCTGCGCACTTGAGGCCTTCAAACCCATAGGATCTACCCTCCCCCCCGGGTCCCTTTTTGTCCCACCATCCAAACCCACAACTAGGTCCAATGCCTTATCCACTCCAATCATGATATCActcacatactccataactccTGTCAATTAAGCTTTGATAGCCTACAAGACcccctccacttctcccaatGTCACCTGACAGCCTTTGTCTCCTACAAGCCTTTCCTTTTACCGCAGAGCTATTCTCGGTTGGACTAACTGCCAGTGACCTCAACACTGAAGCATACGAGGCACCTTTGACCGAGGAAGGCCTTTCCACTATCTTCCCATAAACAAACTCTCCTCTGTTTGCATGCTTCAGAATAGCTGCTTTGGACCTAGTAACGCTTCGAATGGACTGGAGAAAACCTTTCCATCCAATGCCATTTGTGCCTTCTGGAATCACCAACAAATCTTTCCTTCTTTCATTCCGGAATTCTGGGAGTTGCAGAAAGCTGCCCCTTGCGTTAATATGATGTTGAATGATGAGAGCTCCATTACATATCCTTAGCTCCCTGAAGAATCCTTCATGATAGTTGAGTTCTAAACAATCCTCTATTCCCTTAGCCACCCATGAAGCTGCCCTCTCACCTAGACACATGAACTTAGCCATCCTTTTACTACATTCAAAGATGCAAAAActatttcctccctctttcgtAAAAACGAAAGTTTTCGATTCCATTTTCAACCACCTCTCACCTTCCATCTGGGACGAATCCACGTTGCGCATCGTCATCGTCTAATCCCAAGTCGCAATATCATCTCCCAGGTCATCTTGCTTTGTCATCAAGGAGAAAGATGTTATACGAAAAAAAGCAGATCAAAATAAGAGATCTTTGCTGACGAAAATAAAGTGTAGATCAAAATCCCGGTCGCCGAAGGGGGACCGACTTCCAAGGGCCCTCAATGGATTTGTCGAAGCCTGTCAGACTTGTCTGTGTCAGTGGCGGAGGCATAGGTTCGACGGTTGATGTTGCCTCTgagaaagacagagagagaaactTGCGAAAGTCCAGGTTGCCGGAGGGGGGACCTACGCTAGACAGCCCTCAGTGAAGTCGCCGGGGCTCGTCAGCCTTGTTTGTGCTGGTGGTGAGATGTGACTCGCAGGTCTAGGGTGGGTGAAGGGTGGCGGCGGGTTTGGGTGCATTAGGGTTTTCTCTCTCCGTTGAACTTCTTCTTACCTAATCCTCTTTAGGTACATACTTGACCTGCTTCTCCTTAGTTTCTACATGCGAGCGTTGAAGAACCCAAGTATCTACCAGAAAATTAATCCATGTGCTGAGAACATCTGCTTCTACCCTAGCCGAGCTTGTGGATTGGGAAAGCTCATCTTCCTATGTAAACATGAATTGAGAGGAATAGTGTGCATAATGGAAAATTTTGAGGGGTGGTTAGGTCAATGAGATCCTCACTTGGAAAGGTTTATTTTGTCAATCCTCTTCTGGAAGGGTTGGTTTTGGTTTCTAAGTGCTTGGGTTAGTGGTTGGGAGAAAGCTTATTCATAAGTTAAGGTTTTATTATTGCTTATTATGATGTCTCTACCTTAGCTGTGAAATGTTTACTTAGGGATTTGTTAGtcattataatatttctaaCTGAGAGGATATGAAGCATTGCTCTAGCGAGGGTGGTTCGTGGCAGATTGGAAAGTGGAAaaggcttctttttttttcacataaaaaatgaCTGAGGAAATTTCATTTCCATGGTGGTGCAGTCGTGCTGCTGGCATCAGTTGAACTGTTttataaaacacacacacacacacacagagatcaGCAAAACCAATGCCTAATGAAGGGCCTTTCCcgctaattaaaaaaaaaaaaagaatttaaggGTCTTTATCCTTCAACTGTAGGTTAGCTTGGGTGATAGTTCTTATTTTTCTAATAGAATCATGTTCTAAATGCAGGTTACCATGTATGCACTACCATTGGTCATGCCTCAAGTACTGACATTAAAATCATTGGTAAGCTTATTTAGTGACCTCATCCAGAATAAGAATAATCTCCCTCTTGTTAATTATGTTGCTTTGTTAGCCTTGCTTGTTATAGTGCCCCAGATGCTATGGTGTAAATCGTTTTGATAGCATGCTCCTGTTTGTGAGTTAACTTAGAGGTATAAACGGTTTAAAAATATTGCAGATAAAAAGAATCCCCATGCTGGTGTTGTCGTTAAGATGTCCAATACTGGTGCAGAGCTCAACTGTTCACTCTCTGTGTCTGTTATTTGTGATTCAACTGCTTTTCAGGTGGGGTTCTTGTTCTATTAGTATCCTGAGGTCGATTGCATTTTCTTGGGTGTTTACATATCATGTTcatgtcatttttcatatttctatttCAGGGACCAAATTCACTGGAGAAATTAGGAACCTGTGATTATGTGAGTGCTTTGAACCCTAGAAAAAACTTTTATTGCATTCATACATATTcctttatattatttgaaaagattgttTTTTAACGTCACATCACCTGTTTCCTTGAACATAAACATCGTGCATctgtgtatgcatgcatgcgctCATGTGCGCAAATGTATGTGCACATTCTATATTGTTGATATTGTTTTTTTACACGATGCTGCTGAGCTCTAAATAAAATGGCACCTAGTCATCCCATGAGAACAGGATGGAGGTTAAATTCATGGGTTCAAGACCCATCAGGCgttatataaattattgataaaataaaagctaCTCTTGAGATAGTGATTCATTTTCAGTTATTAACAATATTTGAGAGGACCTTTGACAAATGTGGCACAATCAGAACTTATTAGAATAGTTTTGAAGTTTATTGGGCTATTCCTGTGCCTGAATACTCAGTAAtgattatttgaataatctGTTAGAATATGATGCTTTTCTCCACACTGGGCTGTACACTGTAGTTCTTTGGCTTTCTGTTTTCTGCTTTAGCTGGATCCACGTTTATTAGCTCTGATGGTCTTGACTGTTGAACTTTAAGGCTCTTAAATTCTAGGAAAATGAACCTATTATACAATCTGAAAATGTTCGTAATGGTGATACCAATGTCTCCTTGCAAGTActgttttaaatttgttagcTACAACAGCCTATACTAGAGTCGAATGCCACATGTTTCAATTGGGACTTACTGGCACCCTTTTTTGGCCAATGTCGGGGAGATGACTAATAAATAGTTGTATTTCattcaacttataaaaaaaatagtcgtGTTTCATGTAGATTTCTGAGTCCATTCCACCTGGTTTCTTCATGTTGATAAACTATCACCTGATTTTGTAAGTGCCTTTAGGCTTCAATGCTTCAGCGAGTGCATTGCCAACCATATTTTTTTGGACTGAACCAATCAATTGCAAATCAAAtaagaatagaaaagaaagaaaagcaccATGCTTGAGATGATATGCAAACTCAGGACTGATGAAGTGTCCAATTCATTATTTGATTACTAATAAATCATTACTAATAAATCTGCGTTTTTTTTTCTCGGTTGAATCGTGATTAATGTGAAATGGAAGGAAAATAGTGTTATAACATGTGGTGATGTTGGAGTGGGGGAAGGGGGCGGGATGAGAGGAAATCAAGTGATCTATTTATTACTGTATGTAGTTTAATGCATTTATGGATCTCAACATCTTTTACTGAAATGCTTTCTAGACATTTGAAAGTAGATTAATCATGTATACATCCTTGATTCAAAGTGATTAAGGTTCATTTCTCTGACAGGCTACGATGATGAGGCACCCTTCTGGTTGCGCCAAGATTGTCCAATTTCATGGGAAAGGGTGGGGTTGGTTTGGAACCTTCATAACCATGTAGGTTTTTAGCATGCTTCTCATAAGCGTTTAATTTTACTCGTACACAGATTTTTGGTGATCCCTACAATATTAAGGAGTCGTATTGATCATTTTATTGCTGTGGTTCAGTGTGTTGTGCCTTTTCGGAGGGTATTTTCTGGCCGGTACAATTTATCGATATTTCTTTGTTGGAGTTCGTGGAATAGATGTATGTTCTCTTACTTAACTGGTTCTTCTTGTTATGCATGTAAATACATATTAATGCATTATTTGCCACATATTTTGCTTATGCATGTGTGTGCGGGGTACTGAGTCTATGTCTGTGTGTGCAGCCAGAggcacaaattaaaaattatcatccaCTGTTGTCTTAGTACTACGGAGACCGTAAAACTATGTTACTTAATACTTATCACTCTATAAGAAAGAAATAGTAGTCTTAATGTGCAGTTGAAGCACCTGAACCTGCTTTGGTGTTTTGAATCCAGTTGTTAACTTCATTTCTCATCCTGTTCAGATTATCCCAAACTTGGACGTCTGGACCAGTTT
Above is a genomic segment from Juglans microcarpa x Juglans regia isolate MS1-56 chromosome 1D, Jm3101_v1.0, whole genome shotgun sequence containing:
- the LOC121234586 gene encoding uncharacterized protein LOC121234586 isoform X2, which encodes MRIVFDSLKWLISFTIILSTILYRVASLNSVSPVCELSVIDNYKLYNYSLATPLPEFPHGVLSEDGFYKAAVNETVVWFQDCGGPSHCGMDCSALVVNNRGGYHVCTTIGHASSTDIKIIDKKNPHAGVVVKMSNTGAELNCSLSVSVICDSTAFQGPNSLEKLGTCDYATMMRHPSGCAKIVQFHGKGWGWFGTFITIVLCLFGGYFLAGTIYRYFFVGVRGIDIIPNLDVWTSLPQRTRSSFASMVQKFRGPSQGHRSSYSRVNF
- the LOC121234586 gene encoding uncharacterized protein LOC121234586 isoform X1; its protein translation is MRIVFDSLKWLISFTIILSTILYRVASLNSVSPVCELSVIDNYKLYNYSLATPLPEFPHGVLSEDGFYKAAVNETVVWFQLCDGMIFNHDLPKCVDCWDCGGPSHCGMDCSALVVNNRGGYHVCTTIGHASSTDIKIIDKKNPHAGVVVKMSNTGAELNCSLSVSVICDSTAFQGPNSLEKLGTCDYATMMRHPSGCAKIVQFHGKGWGWFGTFITIVLCLFGGYFLAGTIYRYFFVGVRGIDIIPNLDVWTSLPQRTRSSFASMVQKFRGPSQGHRSSYSRVNF